One stretch of Candidatus Nitrosotenuis cloacae DNA includes these proteins:
- a CDS encoding cytochrome b yields MAVSLSRRTGTVAFLYWIWDGLERTIFTGVKFSFPSRFVSPFGFLGMLTFIVFVILGVSGALLMFYYMPILDRAWDSVEKINNVVPFGFHIRNIHYHGSNAMVLLAILHMYYQYFSGRYKIRNEILWVTGIILGTVTILEAFTGYDIIFSERAELAISIAASLTNSIPIAGPTIRDAMFGSGFSDFVLRFYAQHVFVLPLVMLGLMAVHFPRFLVFDVPMVMAISGAILITGGVFPIDMGFKFEPTVPPGITVPEWYLTGLYAFLRTQYDKFVTGVLWPGLFIGALLLVPFLDRYKKFSWKDRPLITAFGITGIAQIMVTTYWGFYIPSDTTIPLVQRLVIDPIFFYLVMILLVPLGFGFSYMMIKMAQEAERKAKLNKDKGPKKVAEINLSQKWLNWVIVGLLAFQVYLNIAAYNAAITGLNNLSLFFTGLILIVFAGMFHVYRYALSEAKRPPPAPKPAEPQLEQAAQKELPKEHKSEN; encoded by the coding sequence ATGGCCGTTTCATTAAGTAGACGTACAGGCACAGTTGCCTTTCTGTATTGGATCTGGGATGGCCTTGAGAGAACAATATTTACTGGTGTAAAGTTCTCATTCCCATCCAGGTTTGTCAGCCCATTTGGATTTTTGGGAATGCTCACATTTATCGTGTTTGTGATTTTGGGCGTTTCAGGCGCACTACTCATGTTCTATTACATGCCAATACTTGATAGAGCATGGGATAGTGTAGAGAAAATCAACAATGTAGTTCCGTTTGGATTCCACATTCGTAACATTCACTATCATGGATCAAACGCAATGGTTCTTTTGGCCATACTACACATGTATTACCAATACTTTAGCGGAAGATACAAAATAAGAAATGAAATTCTCTGGGTAACTGGCATCATATTAGGTACCGTTACAATACTAGAGGCATTCACCGGATATGATATCATATTTAGCGAGCGAGCCGAGCTTGCAATCAGTATTGCGGCATCACTGACTAACTCCATTCCAATAGCTGGTCCCACAATACGGGATGCCATGTTTGGGTCTGGGTTTTCGGACTTTGTACTGAGATTTTACGCCCAACATGTGTTTGTTTTGCCGCTTGTGATGCTGGGCTTGATGGCGGTGCATTTCCCGCGATTCTTGGTATTTGATGTGCCAATGGTAATGGCAATCTCTGGCGCAATTTTGATCACAGGAGGCGTGTTCCCGATTGACATGGGATTCAAGTTCGAGCCAACCGTACCGCCTGGAATCACCGTTCCAGAGTGGTATCTGACAGGACTGTATGCATTCCTTAGGACACAATACGACAAGTTCGTCACGGGCGTACTTTGGCCAGGCCTGTTCATAGGTGCATTATTGCTTGTACCGTTCCTTGATAGATACAAGAAGTTCTCTTGGAAGGACAGACCACTAATCACGGCATTTGGAATTACAGGAATTGCACAAATAATGGTCACGACATATTGGGGCTTTTACATCCCGTCTGATACTACCATTCCTCTAGTGCAAAGATTGGTAATTGATCCAATATTCTTCTACTTGGTAATGATTCTGCTTGTGCCGTTGGGCTTTGGCTTTAGCTATATGATGATAAAGATGGCTCAGGAAGCAGAAAGAAAGGCAAAGCTCAACAAAGACAAGGGACCAAAAAAGGTGGCCGAGATAAACCTGTCTCAGAAATGGCTAAACTGGGTCATAGTCGGATTGCTGGCATTCCAAGTTTATCTAAATATCGCGGCGTATAATGCAGCAATCACCGGCCTGAACAATCTGTCGCTGTTCTTTACTGGACTGATACTGATTGTGTTTGCAGGAATGTTCCATGTGTACCGATATGCACTAAGTGAGGCAAAAAGACCACCACCAGCACCAAAACCAGCAGAACCACAACTGGAACAAGCAGCTCAAAAAGAGCTTCCAAAAGAACACAAGTCGGAAAATTAA
- a CDS encoding twin-arginine translocation signal domain-containing protein, with the protein MSQGDSTKVATLSRRDFLKLMGAAGTALTFAPFVPWGKFMPNPDSAKLEKVPVILPDGGQANVNTFPTNHAEVITYPSTGDRVLDEEAFRKWQFIRLPEELGGAKNDASSFRAFSMVCLHLWCLWKYWPQEGRKRGECPCHGSMYNPMTGTAFAGPASLQASPSNTLAKLDMEADSKGDLWILPAKFSPNDNGVVGYGRFIK; encoded by the coding sequence ATGTCGCAAGGGGATAGTACCAAAGTAGCTACGCTATCCAGAAGAGATTTTCTTAAATTAATGGGTGCTGCAGGCACGGCACTCACTTTTGCACCATTTGTACCATGGGGCAAATTCATGCCAAACCCAGACAGCGCCAAGCTGGAAAAAGTACCAGTCATACTTCCAGACGGGGGACAGGCAAACGTTAACACTTTTCCGACAAATCATGCCGAAGTCATTACATATCCTTCAACTGGAGACCGTGTTCTAGATGAGGAGGCATTTAGAAAATGGCAGTTTATTCGATTACCTGAAGAGCTGGGCGGGGCAAAAAACGATGCAAGCTCCTTTAGGGCATTTAGCATGGTGTGTTTGCATTTATGGTGTCTTTGGAAGTATTGGCCGCAAGAAGGCCGTAAAAGGGGCGAATGTCCATGTCATGGAAGTATGTACAACCCAATGACTGGAACTGCATTTGCAGGGCCTGCATCATTGCAAGCATCGCCATCTAATACGCTTGCCAAGCTTGACATGGAGGCAGATTCTAAAGGAGATTTGTGGATTTTACCAGCAAAGTTTTCACCAAACGACAATGGAGTAGTAGGATATGGCCGTTTCATTAAGTAG
- a CDS encoding S8 family serine peptidase, with protein sequence MILSEQSIPILNARGYHIIKDFPLEFHTTKNDISYSEMDAIRESTGAELVQIKYNYTGNGIKIAIVDTGVDFSNPDLKDSLARDDQNYPIMLDADGQGIIITNATFVANIDKYGVLENTTKSIIEKTNKSLTKNATSNVYLTKNGIFLNLKQKGKGTPVSIYNSFFPSSGLSPIFNGTILDDYKIGKTSRDYIKSASGVYHFGMIYQGAMQGPFTSVQAVPVLVVDSQFPGVYDTIIPDLTTSWQDYTKFDLKKGQKPTYDFDFTDESPIKLGNGNEFLVYDSNKDGKLDYSAGTVGARVVDVYGIFSQNKSSVDKFLKATNGTLLLPMDPQGNFFGIMTDFVGHGTGAASSIASKGKLQYDIYNNTKKYTLPGIAPNAKIIPVKALWFGDTVYGWLWASGFDSANSTWKFSGRPRADIISNSWGISNFPSLKTSPGVDILSLIANVLSTPQSVDAKYPGVVIISSAGNAGHGYGTMGLPNAAPFGITVGATTNNVYVGYGAFKGQPRFGNTTIHANNVVDFSSRGPSIIGDPKPDLMNVGAYGFVPSNVLKAKKDSKQESFSMFGGTSMAAPLVAGSAAILMESLKEKNQNYDSFMIKNILMSTATDLQNDPFTQGSGLVNSYKAVQFVNEKDGIFLVHNNSTYYNIKKILDDPMLKLNSTLPGFDIFELPDKTQPQTSWFAGRLVPSEKSSTTYTIVNPSNHTITVHVIPQKIELIQKSETNSTTKLRLKDSLYNKTNVFRPDYIKLEDAKQHNSLFSYYDNQTVIPQDAELMVMNLNFAFSDFLNKTEKLYASDTKIASLYLYDWNDKNKDDQVSSAELSLVNRGGTWGTVQEIRVSEPNTKFENIPLAGIYPVPTRYSYWLGETKKNSTEMNYVLSASYYKKQNWSDVWIDNSLVEVPPYSSAQISATIMVPDDAKPGVYQGFIRFIGANHTVNAPVSFAVTSEITQKDKLTVISGEKNSDILYGNGYVKGAFDMTNRYNAGDWRQYYFDIKDSTINTASFDISWKSPDTNFSIFMIDPQGKIIQTNMPSGVFGQLLDWPTSDWLGTTVFSEGGGFYPVKNKDATSTLLYTPINQTGTYTLLLHSTLFGGQSTTEPFTVIAKFSSIFADDKPPEISFSIPQFVNGSIPIPTIIDDGQVSVKYYLDDKEIDFDMIDSILEGSHNLKIDAADEMGNISTQFYSFIVDKTMPEIIINSPKPNSKVIGSLHLDYTILDENPDAHQVLLPNGTVIHNQNIINLDTGSLKDGQYDITIIATDKANNINQKIIHFEIQRAKDTSTAHQTDIKFDYNFTLLVIAGIFAIGITIFIVLGNKSQKLPKY encoded by the coding sequence ATGATACTTTCCGAGCAATCAATACCGATTCTTAATGCGAGAGGATATCACATAATCAAAGACTTTCCATTAGAATTTCACACAACAAAAAATGATATCTCATACTCTGAAATGGATGCAATAAGAGAATCTACTGGGGCAGAGCTTGTACAGATAAAATACAATTACACTGGCAACGGAATAAAAATAGCAATAGTGGATACTGGTGTTGATTTTTCAAATCCTGATCTAAAAGATTCGCTTGCACGAGATGACCAAAATTACCCAATAATGCTTGATGCTGATGGGCAAGGCATCATAATCACCAATGCGACATTTGTTGCAAACATTGACAAATATGGTGTACTGGAAAACACCACAAAGTCAATCATTGAGAAGACAAACAAATCTTTGACCAAAAATGCAACCTCAAATGTATATCTTACAAAAAATGGCATATTTTTGAACCTAAAACAAAAAGGAAAAGGCACACCAGTATCAATCTACAACTCGTTTTTCCCATCCAGTGGGTTATCACCAATTTTTAATGGTACTATTCTTGATGATTACAAAATAGGAAAAACCAGTCGTGATTACATCAAGTCTGCAAGCGGTGTCTATCACTTTGGCATGATATATCAGGGTGCAATGCAGGGGCCATTCACAAGTGTTCAGGCAGTTCCGGTATTGGTGGTTGATTCACAATTTCCAGGAGTCTATGATACAATAATCCCTGATCTGACAACATCTTGGCAAGACTACACAAAATTTGATCTAAAAAAGGGACAAAAACCGACATATGATTTTGATTTTACTGATGAATCACCAATCAAACTTGGCAATGGAAATGAGTTCTTGGTTTATGACTCCAACAAGGATGGTAAACTAGATTATAGTGCGGGAACCGTCGGCGCTCGAGTAGTTGATGTCTACGGTATATTTTCCCAAAACAAATCTTCAGTTGATAAATTCCTAAAAGCAACAAATGGTACTTTATTGCTTCCAATGGATCCACAAGGCAATTTTTTTGGTATAATGACTGATTTTGTTGGACATGGAACTGGTGCGGCATCATCCATTGCATCAAAAGGAAAATTACAATATGACATTTACAATAATACAAAAAAATATACTCTTCCAGGAATTGCACCAAACGCAAAAATAATTCCTGTAAAGGCGCTTTGGTTTGGGGATACGGTATATGGGTGGTTGTGGGCATCCGGATTTGATAGTGCAAACAGTACCTGGAAGTTTTCCGGCAGGCCACGGGCAGATATCATATCAAACAGCTGGGGAATATCCAATTTTCCATCCCTGAAAACGTCACCAGGTGTTGACATACTATCACTGATAGCGAATGTTCTATCCACACCACAATCGGTTGACGCAAAATATCCTGGAGTGGTGATAATATCCAGTGCTGGTAATGCAGGCCATGGGTATGGCACAATGGGCCTCCCAAATGCTGCCCCCTTTGGGATTACGGTTGGCGCCACAACAAACAATGTCTATGTTGGATATGGTGCATTCAAGGGCCAGCCACGATTTGGAAATACTACTATTCATGCAAACAATGTGGTTGATTTCTCAAGTAGGGGCCCAAGTATAATTGGTGATCCAAAACCAGATTTGATGAATGTTGGTGCATATGGTTTTGTGCCAAGCAATGTGCTTAAAGCAAAAAAAGACTCTAAACAAGAATCGTTTTCAATGTTTGGTGGAACAAGTATGGCCGCACCACTAGTTGCGGGCTCTGCTGCCATTTTAATGGAAAGCCTAAAGGAAAAAAACCAAAACTATGATTCTTTTATGATAAAAAACATACTGATGTCTACTGCAACTGATCTTCAAAATGATCCATTCACGCAAGGATCAGGACTAGTAAATTCATACAAAGCTGTCCAGTTTGTGAATGAAAAAGACGGCATATTCTTGGTACACAACAACTCTACTTATTACAATATTAAAAAAATACTAGATGATCCAATGCTGAAGTTAAATTCTACACTGCCGGGATTTGACATCTTTGAGTTGCCTGACAAAACACAGCCTCAAACAAGTTGGTTTGCAGGAAGACTTGTACCTAGCGAGAAAAGCTCAACCACATATACCATAGTAAACCCAAGCAACCATACCATAACAGTACACGTCATACCGCAAAAGATCGAACTGATTCAAAAATCCGAAACAAACTCTACTACAAAACTGCGACTAAAGGACTCTTTATACAACAAGACAAACGTGTTTAGGCCGGATTACATCAAGCTGGAAGATGCAAAGCAGCACAATTCATTATTCTCATATTACGATAACCAGACCGTAATTCCACAAGATGCAGAATTGATGGTAATGAACCTTAATTTTGCATTCTCTGATTTTCTGAATAAAACCGAGAAACTTTACGCATCTGATACCAAGATTGCCTCACTATATCTCTATGACTGGAATGATAAGAACAAAGACGATCAAGTATCCAGCGCAGAACTCTCTTTGGTGAATCGTGGCGGCACTTGGGGCACAGTCCAAGAAATACGCGTATCGGAGCCAAACACTAAATTTGAAAATATCCCGCTGGCCGGAATATATCCCGTTCCGACAAGATATTCGTACTGGCTTGGCGAGACAAAGAAAAACTCGACTGAGATGAACTATGTGCTATCTGCCAGCTATTACAAAAAGCAAAACTGGAGTGATGTGTGGATTGACAATAGTCTAGTTGAGGTCCCCCCATACAGCTCAGCCCAGATCTCTGCAACCATTATGGTTCCAGATGATGCAAAGCCGGGTGTATACCAGGGCTTTATTCGATTTATTGGAGCTAATCACACCGTAAATGCACCCGTATCATTTGCAGTGACTTCCGAAATAACACAAAAGGACAAACTCACAGTAATATCTGGCGAGAAAAATTCTGACATCCTATATGGAAATGGATATGTCAAGGGTGCATTTGATATGACAAACAGATACAACGCAGGTGATTGGCGTCAATATTACTTTGATATCAAAGACTCTACGATCAACACTGCATCCTTTGATATATCTTGGAAAAGTCCAGACACAAACTTTTCCATCTTTATGATTGATCCACAGGGAAAGATCATACAGACAAACATGCCGTCCGGCGTATTTGGACAATTGCTTGATTGGCCCACATCTGACTGGCTTGGCACTACTGTATTCAGCGAGGGCGGAGGATTTTATCCAGTCAAAAACAAAGATGCTACCTCCACATTATTGTATACACCGATAAACCAGACCGGCACCTACACATTACTTTTGCACTCGACTTTGTTTGGAGGACAATCTACAACGGAACCATTCACTGTAATTGCAAAGTTTTCCTCAATTTTTGCAGATGACAAACCCCCAGAAATATCTTTTTCAATTCCACAATTTGTAAACGGCTCTATTCCCATCCCAACAATAATTGATGATGGACAAGTTTCTGTCAAGTATTATCTTGATGATAAAGAAATTGACTTTGATATGATTGATTCAATTCTGGAAGGATCACACAATCTCAAAATTGATGCAGCAGATGAGATGGGTAATATCTCGACGCAATTTTATTCTTTTATTGTAGACAAAACAATGCCTGAAATTATAATAAATTCTCCCAAACCTAACTCCAAAGTCATTGGTTCCTTACATTTGGATTATACAATATTGGATGAGAATCCTGATGCTCATCAAGTGTTACTTCCAAACGGTACTGTCATACACAATCAAAATATCATCAATCTTGATACTGGTTCGCTAAAAGATGGACAATATGATATTACGATAATTGCTACAGACAAGGCAAACAACATAAATCAAAAAATCATCCACTTTGAGATACAAAGAGCAAAGGATACTAGTACCGCACATCAAACTGACATCAAATTTGATTATAATTTCACACTGTTGGTGATTGCCGGTATATTTGCGATCGGAATTACAATCTTTATTGTTCTTGGAAACAAGTCGCAAAAATTACCAAAATACTGA
- a CDS encoding methyl-accepting chemotaxis protein, with product MSIPYVFAEQLDFFTDSQIYSPNKPLFVYGKALPQEDVVLRFSGPDENVITFTQITTDEDGQFQTELFVWPEASTTIPYGTYSIEAISTQQNGLAKKTEIKFSPTTEIEKIPVSRTITTLVFAPETAAVEQPFRIFTQVTSDGLLVGGNPDKLLGTSHVHLPDGQVVNLSTSFKTLHQGLYYTEFIPTQEGTHVFHIVAFSQGTISHGSAATVVLKQDLGGISKQIIELNSALDDTSSELDNLKSEIEGFGSSLNSASQNIDKSVTSISDSVRTMEEANTQLNSLLFPIVASIAIIVALQIVILARRR from the coding sequence ATGAGTATTCCATATGTGTTCGCAGAACAACTAGACTTTTTTACCGATAGCCAGATCTATTCTCCAAATAAACCACTTTTTGTGTATGGTAAAGCATTACCGCAAGAAGACGTGGTTCTGAGATTCTCAGGACCAGATGAGAATGTGATCACTTTCACACAAATAACCACTGATGAAGATGGTCAGTTTCAGACTGAGTTGTTCGTGTGGCCGGAAGCCTCAACTACCATTCCATATGGAACCTATTCAATTGAGGCAATAAGTACTCAACAAAACGGTCTTGCCAAAAAAACAGAGATCAAATTCTCACCAACAACAGAAATTGAGAAAATTCCAGTTTCTAGAACTATAACAACTCTTGTCTTTGCTCCAGAAACTGCCGCAGTTGAGCAACCCTTTAGGATATTTACTCAGGTCACAAGCGATGGTCTCCTAGTTGGAGGTAACCCAGACAAATTGCTTGGCACATCACACGTTCATCTGCCTGATGGACAAGTGGTGAATCTTTCAACTTCTTTTAAGACATTACATCAGGGATTGTACTATACCGAATTCATTCCAACACAGGAAGGTACACATGTATTTCATATAGTTGCATTTTCCCAAGGCACAATATCACACGGCTCTGCAGCAACAGTGGTACTAAAGCAAGATCTTGGTGGAATATCAAAGCAAATCATTGAGCTAAATTCTGCACTTGATGACACCTCATCTGAGCTGGATAATTTAAAATCAGAAATTGAAGGGTTTGGCTCCTCGCTAAATTCTGCAAGCCAGAACATTGACAAAAGCGTCACATCCATATCTGATTCCGTAAGAACAATGGAAGAGGCAAACACACAGCTAAATTCTTTGTTGTTTCCCATAGTCGCATCGATTGCGATAATTGTGGCATTGCAAATTGTGATTCTTGCAAGACGAAGATAA